Genomic DNA from Synechococcus sp. WH 8016:
GTTGCTTTACGCACTGATTCAAGTTTCGAACTTCTCCACTTACCGTTCGTTCACTACCGCTTCGCACCATGCATATTCTCAAGAAGCCTGATCTCACCGATCCCAAGCTGCGGGCCAAGCTCGCCAAAGGCATGGGTCACAACTATTACGGTGAGCCTGCATGGCCCAATGATCTCCTCTACATCTTCCCTGTAGTGATCCTTGGAACCATTGCCTGCATCGTTGGGCTCTCTGTCTTAGATCCAGCCATGTTGGGTGATAAGGCCGATCCGTTTGCAACGCCGCTTGAGATCCTTCCTGAGTGGTATCTGTACCCGGTGTTTCAGATTCTTAGGGTTGTTCCTAACAAGCTTCTGGGCATTGCACTTCAAACCTTGGTTCC
This window encodes:
- the petD gene encoding cytochrome b6-f complex subunit IV, whose product is MHILKKPDLTDPKLRAKLAKGMGHNYYGEPAWPNDLLYIFPVVILGTIACIVGLSVLDPAMLGDKADPFATPLEILPEWYLYPVFQILRVVPNKLLGIALQTLVPLGLMLIPFIESFNKFQNPFRRPIAMAVFLFGTATTIYLGIGAAMPIDKSLTLGLF